The Schistocerca gregaria isolate iqSchGreg1 chromosome 1, iqSchGreg1.2, whole genome shotgun sequence genome includes a window with the following:
- the LOC126334636 gene encoding mitochondrial E3 ubiquitin protein ligase 1-like has protein sequence MEYSWHVIGLGIDALVFGICLKHYIKVRRATKALQDVSVHEIDPSLEDLVHSLPDHKVPYIAVRGVVKALGKSIKSLNSSDTSGVVQKLSIKEHVVSRTSGGFWSDHERTIQEVYNTVPFVLLKGSTQIEVIDALDAEILDLETISDHFEPSTSSIAEHLWGFFTGVRRRGLQISEEMLREGVLVTGIGELSSDNSETGLKLQPPEDGNPFFITALPISSLIRRIEYHRRTYRILSVVFGIIGLAIVGHLTYRLLKQRARRLQEEELHRKLEEMRRERRQQMRDANVPEGQECIVCRTNPREIILLPCGHVCLCETCGQNIHNTCPVCRNHFERKAPVYLS, from the exons GATGTCTCTGTACATGAAATTGACCCTAGCTTAGAAGATTTAGTCCACTCTCTTCCAGACCATAAAGTTCCTTACATTGCTGTCAGGGGTGTTGTTAAAGCCCTTGGAAAGTCAATCAAAAGCTTAAATTCCTCTGACACATCTGGGGTAGTACAAAAACTTAGCATAAAGGAACATGTTGTATCAAGAACATCAGGAGGATTCTG GTCAGATCATGAAAGGACAATACAAGAAGTGTACAACACAGTTCCTTTTGTACTGCTGAAGGGTTCAACGCAGATTGAGGTCATTGATGCCTTAGATGCAGAAATCCTTGATCTCGAAACCATTTCAGATCACTTTGAGCCAAGTACATCCAGTATTGCAGAGCACCTTTGGGGTTTTTTCACTGGAGTTAGGCGAAGAGGTCTTCAGATTAGTGAGGAAATGCTTAGAGAGGGAGTACTGGTTACAGGAATAGGAGAGTTGTCAAGTGATAACAGTGAAACTGGCCTTAAACTTCAGCCGCCAGAAGATGGTAATCCATTTTTCATCACAGCTTTACCAATATCGTCTCTCATTCGTCGCATAGAATACCACAGGCGCACTTACAG GATTCTCTCAGTTGTGTTTGGTATCATAGGACTGGCAATAGTAGGCCACTTGACTTACCGTTTGCTGAAGCAACGTGCGCGGCGCCTACAAGAGGAGGAGTTGCATCGGAAATTGGAGGAAATGCGAAGAGAAAGACGACAGCAGATGCGTGATGCGAATGTCCCAGAGGGCCAAGAGTGTATAGTTTGTCGCACAAATCCTCGTGAAATTATACTACTTCCTTGTGGTCATGTTTGTTTATGTGAAACCTGTGGACAGAACATCCACAACACATGTCCTGTGTGCAGAAACCACTTTGAGCGCAAAGCACCTGTATATTTGTCATAG